From one Caldithrix abyssi DSM 13497 genomic stretch:
- a CDS encoding NFACT RNA binding domain-containing protein, with amino-acid sequence MKVKKFRSTSGLDIWVGMDDATNDQLTFKESHGNDLWFHVHGFPGSHVILRCGETEVEADKQSIKEAAQLAAYFSKMRNAKKVAVHYCRVFDVKKPRGAKPGSVVIQKFKKMLVQPQLILDELR; translated from the coding sequence ATGAAAGTTAAAAAATTCCGTTCTACTTCCGGCCTGGATATCTGGGTGGGAATGGACGACGCGACCAACGACCAATTAACTTTTAAAGAGAGCCATGGCAACGATTTATGGTTCCATGTACACGGTTTTCCCGGCAGTCACGTGATTTTACGTTGCGGCGAGACAGAGGTTGAAGCGGATAAACAAAGCATAAAGGAAGCGGCGCAATTGGCCGCCTATTTTTCGAAAATGCGTAATGCAAAGAAGGTCGCCGTTCACTATTGCAGAGTATTTGACGTTAAAAAGCCGCGCGGCGCGAAACCGGGCAGTGTGGTCATCCAGAAATTCAAAAAGATGTTGGTGCAGCCGCAGCTTATTTTGGATGAATTGCGTTGA
- a CDS encoding sensor histidine kinase has translation MEPEKYTDQKKRITLHRIYFLSAVLAILIAFLTMQALKPFFAPNRVQIDKKTFFKQKIGEFYYNDFDHDGFSEHVIFKTIPEWSEIGVKYYNSKDMLVDQWNFSERWIHKAVFFADFDNDSYDEIYFFTQGNDSIFLYSFDPRFTNQFLIYRQFIVRAPEPNPHPQKAWDVQNVDAVFYDSDHDGYQEMFINIMTGHSLQPRRIFKFDIKRRRIVAKSPLMGAYGGKLRLFDLDGDKTPELFFQASYAPNNYAPQSIPYPDNQSWLMVFNLDLQFAFEPIPFPPAFSVNYYTIFQTNVQTYIAACKTYIGKLDVQPALYLFTPDGQLIRERKLVSENHWTVFGLPFDNPRHLYVCNFNGNLYELDHNLKTVKTIKPPYAIYAIIDQMDYDNDLQDEYLASGASGILMIIEPDFEEITVIPEEINYGYATIYSVCKRGKAETDLIFQTDSLVYAVQYKHNPWYVFRYPIEIGMAFVLFFVITGLLFQAQRFSSSIQMRRQLFHFSPIGFLLLDFKGRLRSVNSKFEQTLKLSAPLSPGVHFSEALQERPQIVSFIQHLIHSQKLKEREFRLFLPDGNTQFLLRGFVHKGLLGTPSGYLIEVVPLNNEQSERKLQLWSKTIQKMAHDIKTPLSTVQLLVQTARIRLSKHPQNQADEIGKDLDTASQQLSRIREMAKQFLRFTNLERPNLQRVSLRSLLEHTLQRFSFYLDEDLHIEWELDEQHDQIFVDPTLIEMVFQIIIENAIDAMNGKGTILITSNLVENIEENFKKYIEIEFIDNGPGMDKDILKHIFDPFFTTKENGTGMGLTLARKIIEDHLGKISVFSESGKSTVIRITIPYREETYGI, from the coding sequence ATGGAACCAGAGAAATATACTGACCAAAAAAAACGCATAACTCTGCACAGGATTTACTTTCTTTCCGCTGTGCTGGCAATTCTTATCGCCTTTTTAACCATGCAGGCGCTTAAGCCTTTTTTTGCGCCCAACCGCGTCCAGATCGATAAAAAAACTTTCTTTAAACAAAAAATCGGAGAATTTTATTATAATGACTTCGATCACGACGGCTTTAGCGAGCATGTAATATTTAAAACCATTCCGGAATGGTCGGAAATTGGCGTTAAATATTACAATTCAAAAGATATGCTGGTCGATCAGTGGAATTTCTCCGAACGCTGGATACATAAGGCGGTTTTTTTTGCCGATTTTGATAATGATTCATACGATGAAATCTATTTTTTTACTCAAGGCAACGATTCGATCTTTCTTTACAGTTTTGATCCTCGCTTTACCAATCAATTTTTAATCTATCGCCAATTTATTGTCCGGGCGCCTGAACCAAATCCCCATCCGCAAAAAGCCTGGGATGTGCAAAATGTTGATGCGGTTTTTTATGATTCCGACCATGACGGCTACCAGGAAATGTTCATCAACATAATGACCGGGCATAGTCTTCAGCCGCGTCGCATATTCAAGTTCGACATTAAACGCCGGCGCATTGTGGCAAAATCGCCCCTCATGGGCGCCTATGGGGGAAAATTAAGATTATTTGATTTGGACGGCGACAAAACGCCGGAACTGTTCTTTCAGGCTAGCTACGCTCCAAACAACTACGCCCCCCAATCCATCCCCTATCCCGATAATCAAAGCTGGCTGATGGTTTTTAATCTCGATCTGCAATTTGCTTTTGAGCCCATTCCCTTCCCCCCGGCTTTTTCAGTTAATTATTATACCATTTTCCAAACCAACGTTCAAACCTATATAGCTGCTTGCAAAACATATATAGGCAAACTGGATGTACAGCCTGCTCTGTACCTGTTCACTCCGGACGGTCAATTAATTCGCGAACGTAAATTGGTTTCAGAAAATCACTGGACTGTTTTTGGCTTGCCTTTTGACAATCCCCGCCATCTTTATGTATGCAATTTTAATGGCAATCTTTATGAATTGGATCATAATCTCAAAACCGTCAAAACGATTAAGCCACCTTATGCCATATATGCAATTATAGATCAAATGGATTATGACAATGATCTTCAGGATGAATACCTGGCTAGCGGCGCATCCGGCATTCTGATGATTATCGAACCGGATTTTGAAGAAATAACGGTAATCCCTGAAGAAATTAACTATGGCTATGCAACCATTTACTCGGTGTGTAAACGCGGAAAAGCAGAAACCGATTTAATCTTTCAAACCGACTCTTTGGTTTATGCCGTGCAGTACAAACACAATCCATGGTACGTATTTCGTTATCCGATAGAGATAGGGATGGCGTTTGTTTTATTTTTTGTTATCACCGGATTGTTATTTCAGGCGCAGCGTTTTTCTTCTTCAATACAAATGCGTCGGCAATTATTCCATTTTTCGCCTATCGGATTTTTATTGCTGGATTTTAAGGGACGATTGCGAAGTGTGAATAGTAAATTTGAACAAACTTTAAAACTTTCAGCGCCTTTATCGCCAGGCGTTCATTTTAGCGAAGCATTGCAAGAGCGGCCTCAAATTGTTTCATTTATTCAGCATCTAATACACAGCCAGAAATTAAAGGAAAGAGAATTCCGGTTATTTCTGCCCGATGGCAACACGCAGTTTTTGTTACGCGGGTTTGTTCATAAAGGCCTGCTTGGTACGCCTTCTGGATATTTAATCGAAGTGGTGCCCTTAAACAATGAACAATCGGAGCGAAAACTACAATTGTGGAGCAAAACAATCCAGAAGATGGCCCACGATATCAAAACGCCGCTTTCTACCGTTCAATTGCTTGTGCAAACAGCGCGCATCCGACTTTCAAAACACCCACAAAATCAGGCTGATGAAATCGGGAAAGATCTGGACACGGCCAGTCAACAGTTATCGCGCATCCGCGAAATGGCCAAACAATTTTTGCGTTTTACCAATCTGGAAAGGCCTAACTTACAACGCGTCTCCCTTCGTTCGTTACTGGAACATACTTTACAGCGCTTTTCTTTTTATCTGGATGAAGATTTACATATTGAATGGGAGCTGGATGAACAGCACGATCAGATTTTTGTGGATCCAACGCTCATAGAAATGGTTTTTCAGATCATTATCGAAAATGCCATTGACGCCATGAACGGGAAAGGCACCATTTTGATTACTTCCAATCTCGTGGAAAATATTGAAGAAAATTTTAAAAAATACATTGAAATCGAATTCATTGATAACGGTCCCGGCATGGACAAAGACATATTAAAACATATCTTCGATCCCTTTTTCACTACCAAAGAGAACGGCACAGGTATGGGGCTGACCCTGGCCCGTAAAATTATTGAAGACCATTTGGGGAAAATCAGTGTTTTTTCGGAATCAGGAAAATCTACAGTAATTCGCATTACCATACCCTATCGAGAGGAAACCTATGGCATTTAA
- a CDS encoding ankyrin repeat domain-containing protein, producing MKRILLFVLGYFLLVLSFSVVYADELHDAAKEGDIEKVKQLITQGADINATHDGYTPLHIAVQEGHKEVVELLISRGAVVNIKNNDGYTPLHLASYKGYKEIANLLISNEADVNAKSNSHFTPLHFAAQEGYNDICELLIAAGANIHAKNIDGATPLHVAALNGQTPICELLLIHGANVNDEDEKDSSPLFYAIYNNNYETAKLLIEKGANVDISDDSGWTLLHNAVFYQDISAFDLLLAHGANPNLKTDEGMTPLHLACKYDELYMVKKLIEKGADVNVRCKNFETISSWSPLHFAAEAGDPAVCELLIKHGADVNARDSSIIEGTKGQTPLHVAANMKNIEVCKVLIKQGADLSLIGQHHVAEINGTPLHFAVRANDTEICSLLIEKGAKVDAPNQYGETPLVYFFIFADNDESDIPSLLIKKGANVNAKDEEGNTPLHMAVEMGSSKYCQLLLKAGADVNIQNKKGITPIDLASEYGKDAIIKLLTQGQND from the coding sequence ATGAAAAGAATTCTTTTGTTTGTTTTAGGATATTTTCTATTGGTGCTCTCTTTTTCTGTTGTTTATGCAGATGAATTACATGATGCTGCTAAAGAGGGAGATATAGAGAAAGTAAAACAATTAATAACACAAGGAGCAGATATCAATGCAACTCATGATGGTTATACGCCATTGCATATTGCCGTTCAAGAAGGACATAAAGAAGTAGTGGAATTGCTAATTTCCAGAGGCGCTGTTGTAAATATAAAAAATAATGATGGCTATACACCATTGCATTTAGCTTCCTATAAGGGTTACAAAGAAATTGCAAATCTATTAATTTCCAACGAGGCAGATGTGAACGCAAAAAGTAATAGTCATTTTACACCTTTACATTTTGCGGCGCAGGAAGGTTATAATGATATTTGTGAACTATTAATCGCTGCCGGGGCTAATATTCATGCCAAAAATATTGACGGAGCAACCCCGTTACATGTGGCAGCCTTAAATGGGCAAACACCGATTTGTGAGTTGCTTCTTATACACGGGGCTAATGTTAATGATGAAGATGAAAAGGATAGCAGCCCTTTATTTTATGCCATATATAATAATAATTATGAAACGGCAAAGCTATTGATTGAAAAAGGAGCCAATGTAGATATATCTGATGACTCCGGATGGACGTTGTTACACAATGCTGTTTTTTATCAGGATATATCGGCGTTTGATCTATTGCTTGCTCATGGCGCAAACCCAAATTTAAAAACAGATGAAGGAATGACACCACTCCATCTGGCCTGTAAATACGATGAACTTTATATGGTAAAAAAATTAATTGAAAAGGGGGCAGATGTAAATGTCAGATGTAAAAATTTTGAAACGATTAGTAGTTGGTCTCCCTTGCATTTTGCTGCCGAGGCTGGTGATCCAGCAGTTTGTGAGCTGTTAATAAAACATGGAGCTGATGTTAACGCCCGGGATTCTTCCATTATAGAAGGCACGAAAGGCCAAACGCCGCTACATGTTGCGGCAAATATGAAGAATATTGAAGTATGTAAAGTATTGATTAAGCAAGGGGCAGATTTAAGTTTAATAGGACAACACCACGTTGCAGAGATAAACGGTACCCCCCTGCATTTTGCTGTGCGTGCCAACGATACGGAAATCTGCTCTTTACTGATCGAAAAAGGAGCTAAAGTGGATGCGCCAAATCAATACGGTGAAACGCCCTTAGTATATTTTTTCATTTTTGCAGATAATGATGAATCGGATATTCCATCATTGCTTATAAAAAAAGGAGCTAATGTGAACGCAAAGGATGAAGAGGGTAATACCCCATTACATATGGCAGTAGAAATGGGGTCGTCAAAATACTGCCAATTACTCTTGAAGGCTGGCGCGGATGTAAATATTCAAAATAAAAAAGGGATAACTCCTATCGACTTAGCCAGTGAATATGGTAAAGATGCAATAATTAAGCTTTTAACTCAAGGCCAAAATGATTAA
- a CDS encoding glycosyl hydrolase family 18 protein, translating into MQVKWILFLSLLAWSATLFAQPGVDSKSIHQLEYELHRSLPKQPSLFDSTGRGIIRLAKSMSVQKPSVAVFGYLPDWQYLSTRAFLQYDLLTHIAAFDFTVSASGAISKPSYWPWTDVINAAHAHGVKIILTAVNFNADDIHNLLTNQQAKQNFFSNLKALLNQYNLDGVNIDFEGLYTADRGSLLNGFMADLSASIKNDFPDAEISFAGPAVNWGGWDLKGLAKSCDYVFIMGYAFAGSWSSTTGANAPLSGGSYNITNTVTVQYASVTNENPQKLILGLPYYGHRWKTPGPQAGASTTEFMGSAKFSPAEKEAQNYGRLWHSSSQTPWFCYQIGSQWYQVWFDDARSLALKYDLADSKNLRGVGMWALGYDDGRQELWNLLRQRYLPQSAPQPVAPSAIFVQAGDEIGQLRVEFETVYGAQGYEVYLSTDGQNFTLAKSSSNNQMTLENLALNDLYFLKVRSFNARGSSSFSGVLAATCSRLNPMLLVDGFERNDQNQNTFAYLIQHAKAFWGRGQALASATNEAVVQNICQLDSFKMIDWMCGDESQADFTLNETEKQRIRRYLENGGNFFISGSEIGYDLVEKGSQDDRDFYQNYLKAEYVSDAPLGRKATYYSLEGLAGSIFASLGALEFDNGSYGTYDVDWPDAIRPLGGAQAGLVFSGVDVSNGGAAVYYKGTFGASTRESRLLYLTVPFETIYPLQKRQDLAAAVLNYFSQPLAIDQAADVLPERFRFIKQYPNPFNNRTVFEFQLSRNTTVELRIFNVLGQQVLGLKKALAAGRQRVTWDGRDGRGRNLSGGMYFFQLITAEEGKTLHNGKLILVK; encoded by the coding sequence ATGCAAGTAAAATGGATTTTGTTTCTTAGCTTATTGGCATGGAGCGCGACGCTTTTCGCTCAGCCGGGCGTCGATAGTAAATCGATTCATCAGCTGGAATATGAATTACATCGTTCACTGCCCAAACAACCGTCGTTATTCGATTCAACAGGCAGAGGAATTATTCGTCTGGCAAAGAGCATGAGCGTGCAAAAGCCCTCCGTGGCCGTATTTGGTTATTTGCCCGACTGGCAATACCTTTCGACGCGCGCGTTTTTGCAGTACGATTTACTGACGCACATTGCCGCCTTTGATTTTACCGTTTCTGCAAGCGGAGCCATTTCAAAGCCCTCTTACTGGCCGTGGACGGATGTAATCAATGCGGCGCATGCCCACGGCGTAAAGATCATTTTAACGGCTGTTAATTTTAACGCCGACGACATCCACAACTTACTTACCAACCAGCAGGCTAAACAAAATTTCTTCTCCAATCTGAAGGCGCTTTTAAATCAATACAATCTGGACGGCGTTAATATCGATTTTGAAGGATTGTACACCGCCGACCGCGGTTCGCTGCTAAACGGTTTTATGGCGGATCTTTCTGCATCGATTAAAAATGATTTTCCTGACGCCGAAATTTCCTTTGCCGGTCCGGCCGTGAACTGGGGCGGATGGGATTTAAAAGGCCTGGCAAAATCCTGCGATTACGTTTTTATTATGGGCTACGCTTTTGCCGGAAGCTGGAGCTCCACTACGGGCGCCAACGCTCCGTTGAGCGGCGGCAGCTACAATATTACCAATACCGTCACAGTGCAGTACGCTTCGGTAACCAATGAAAATCCGCAAAAGTTGATTTTGGGCCTGCCTTACTATGGCCATCGTTGGAAGACCCCAGGCCCGCAAGCCGGCGCCTCTACAACGGAATTCATGGGCAGCGCAAAGTTTTCTCCGGCGGAAAAAGAAGCGCAAAACTATGGCCGTCTATGGCATTCCAGCAGTCAAACGCCGTGGTTTTGCTACCAGATTGGCAGCCAGTGGTATCAAGTGTGGTTTGACGACGCTCGCAGCCTTGCTTTAAAATATGATCTGGCCGATAGCAAAAATTTACGCGGCGTGGGCATGTGGGCGCTGGGCTATGACGATGGCCGGCAGGAGCTGTGGAATTTGTTGCGTCAGCGCTATTTGCCGCAAAGCGCGCCGCAGCCCGTCGCGCCGTCGGCCATTTTTGTTCAGGCTGGCGATGAGATCGGTCAATTACGGGTAGAATTTGAAACGGTGTACGGCGCACAGGGCTACGAGGTCTATTTAAGCACGGATGGCCAGAATTTTACGCTGGCTAAGTCTTCTTCGAACAATCAGATGACGCTTGAAAATCTGGCCCTTAACGACCTCTATTTTTTAAAAGTGCGCAGTTTTAATGCCCGAGGCAGCAGTTCGTTTTCCGGCGTGCTGGCGGCTACCTGTTCACGGCTGAATCCCATGTTGTTGGTGGATGGCTTTGAGCGCAACGATCAGAATCAAAATACGTTTGCCTATTTAATTCAGCACGCAAAGGCCTTTTGGGGCAGAGGACAGGCCCTTGCCTCAGCCACCAACGAAGCGGTTGTTCAGAATATTTGCCAGCTCGATTCTTTTAAAATGATTGACTGGATGTGCGGCGATGAGAGTCAGGCCGATTTTACGCTGAACGAAACGGAAAAGCAGCGCATCCGACGCTATCTTGAAAACGGCGGGAATTTTTTCATTTCCGGATCGGAAATCGGTTATGACCTGGTGGAGAAGGGCTCGCAAGACGATCGCGATTTTTACCAGAATTATTTGAAAGCGGAATATGTCAGCGACGCGCCGTTGGGCAGAAAGGCTACTTACTATTCCCTTGAAGGACTTGCCGGCTCCATCTTTGCCTCGCTGGGCGCTTTAGAATTTGACAACGGGAGTTATGGAACGTACGACGTGGACTGGCCGGATGCCATTCGACCCCTCGGCGGGGCTCAGGCTGGTCTGGTCTTTTCTGGGGTGGATGTAAGCAATGGCGGAGCGGCTGTCTATTACAAAGGCACTTTTGGCGCATCCACCCGGGAAAGCCGATTGCTTTATTTGACCGTGCCTTTCGAAACCATTTATCCCTTGCAAAAACGGCAGGACCTGGCCGCGGCCGTTCTCAACTATTTTAGCCAGCCATTGGCCATCGACCAAGCGGCCGATGTCCTTCCCGAAAGGTTCCGCTTTATCAAACAGTACCCCAATCCGTTTAATAACCGCACTGTTTTTGAGTTTCAGTTGTCGCGCAATACGACGGTTGAACTGCGTATCTTTAATGTATTGGGGCAACAGGTTCTGGGGCTGAAAAAAGCGCTGGCGGCTGGCAGGCAACGAGTGACGTGGGACGGCCGCGATGGGCGGGGCAGAAATTTGTCAGGCGGAATGTATTTCTTTCAATTAATAACAGCAGAAGAGGGCAAAACGTTGCACAACGGCAAGTTGATTCTGGTCAAATAA
- a CDS encoding ISL3 family transposase: protein MKDKELFKQILGLSHPWEVSKVDLDIANEEVEIEIIYKSKKGFCPECEVEYDIYDHREKRRWRHLDTCQMKTYIVCKVPRIKCKEHGVKTIKVPWAEKSSRTTLLFERFAIELLLASKNQSKTAQFLRISFDMLHHIMSKAVERGLSRRTEEDIKYIGIDEKSMKRGHTYVSVLSDSERRRVIDVSEGRTTSSASSLINKGLTEKQKEGLKAVSMDMWKAFIKAVQKELPNASIVHDKFHIMKYLNDGVDKTRREEARKLQKSNDKTLVKSKYLFLKNPENMTDKQLSRFRKIQELNLITSQAWAAKENFKEFFRSETINDAKFFFAEWYQDIKGRSLNKMIKVAKMLIAHSDGLLNYIRYQIDNSVAEWLNGKIQEIKTVGRGFRKFENFRIAILFFLGKLDLFPQESQ, encoded by the coding sequence ATGAAAGATAAAGAATTATTTAAACAGATTTTGGGACTTTCGCATCCCTGGGAAGTGTCTAAAGTTGACTTAGATATTGCGAATGAGGAAGTAGAAATAGAGATTATCTATAAGTCAAAAAAAGGTTTTTGTCCCGAATGCGAAGTGGAATATGATATTTATGATCATCGCGAAAAACGTCGTTGGCGGCATTTGGATACATGCCAAATGAAGACCTATATTGTCTGCAAAGTTCCCCGCATTAAATGCAAGGAACACGGAGTAAAAACGATCAAAGTTCCTTGGGCAGAAAAGTCGAGTCGAACGACTTTATTATTTGAACGTTTTGCTATTGAGTTATTACTGGCCTCCAAAAACCAGAGCAAAACGGCACAATTTTTACGGATCAGCTTTGATATGCTTCATCATATAATGAGCAAAGCAGTGGAACGCGGGCTATCACGCCGAACGGAAGAGGACATTAAATATATCGGGATAGATGAGAAGAGTATGAAAAGAGGTCATACTTATGTAAGCGTATTATCCGATAGTGAAAGAAGACGTGTAATAGATGTAAGTGAAGGTCGCACAACAAGCTCTGCCAGTTCCTTAATAAACAAGGGATTAACAGAGAAACAAAAGGAGGGCCTCAAAGCGGTCAGTATGGATATGTGGAAAGCTTTTATTAAAGCTGTTCAAAAGGAGCTTCCCAATGCTTCCATAGTGCATGACAAATTTCATATAATGAAGTATTTAAATGATGGAGTGGATAAAACCAGACGAGAGGAAGCCCGTAAATTACAAAAATCTAATGATAAAACCTTAGTGAAAAGTAAATATTTATTTTTAAAGAATCCGGAAAATATGACGGACAAGCAATTATCGCGTTTCAGAAAAATTCAAGAACTTAACCTTATCACTTCCCAGGCTTGGGCGGCCAAAGAGAACTTCAAAGAATTCTTTAGGAGTGAAACAATAAATGATGCGAAATTCTTTTTTGCGGAATGGTATCAGGATATTAAGGGACGTTCTTTAAATAAAATGATTAAAGTAGCAAAAATGCTCATTGCTCATTCAGATGGCTTATTAAACTATATAAGATATCAGATAGATAATTCAGTAGCCGAATGGTTGAACGGCAAGATACAGGAGATAAAAACAGTTGGTAGAGGCTTTAGAAAATTTGAAAATTTTAGGATAGCAATACTTTTCTTTCTTGGTAAATTAGACCTTTTTCCACAGGAATCCCAGTAG
- a CDS encoding N-acetylmuramoyl-L-alanine amidase translates to MKFQNYFKFVFLTLLFTLFIALPFLQAQTASTITILIDPGHGGKDPGYVWSADVQEKNIAMLYAQELARQLQNQGFATHFTHQSADSFVRLEKRVKKIDQARADAFITIHLNPTTADSQTVELLISDQDTTSAQLPRSLQAALIEQNINTSISKAKLFVLRYATAPAVMVNLRCGKSAKSVSHWQNATRRKQICQALALGLTRFFHENPVR, encoded by the coding sequence ATGAAATTTCAAAATTACTTTAAATTTGTCTTCCTGACCCTGCTCTTTACCCTTTTTATCGCCCTGCCCTTTCTGCAGGCCCAAACGGCTTCCACCATTACCATCCTCATCGATCCCGGGCATGGCGGGAAGGATCCCGGCTACGTATGGTCGGCTGATGTTCAGGAAAAAAATATCGCCATGCTATATGCGCAGGAACTTGCCCGACAATTACAAAATCAGGGCTTTGCCACGCACTTCACCCACCAATCAGCCGATTCATTTGTCAGGCTTGAAAAGCGTGTAAAAAAAATCGATCAAGCACGGGCCGATGCGTTCATAACCATCCACCTCAATCCCACTACTGCCGATAGCCAGACCGTCGAGCTGCTGATCAGCGACCAGGACACAACCAGCGCCCAACTACCCCGTTCTTTGCAAGCTGCCCTGATTGAACAGAATATTAACACCAGTATTTCGAAAGCAAAATTATTTGTTCTCCGCTATGCCACTGCTCCGGCGGTGATGGTCAATTTGCGCTGCGGGAAAAGTGCCAAAAGCGTAAGCCACTGGCAAAACGCCACTCGCCGCAAACAAATTTGTCAGGCGCTGGCTCTGGGACTAACACGCTTTTTCCACGAAAATCCCGTTCGCTGA
- a CDS encoding L-type lectin-domain containing protein has translation MRKCLIRFFVKTFVQILKHRTQYVLFLSLFWFVFFSTPCLAQFSYEQFLVSDLADFQLVQNATLEGTKIRLTLNSGGQVGALWYKIKQQIDEGFETEFTFQITDIGGWGGGDGFAFVIQNYTLDAIGEGGGDIGYTGIPNCVAIEFDTWANSGDPNSNHIAVHTQGTSANTSDKSALIGYTTDIAPLDDGALHHVKIAYTPPLLEIYLDSLNSAPALSVTLDLSDTLQLDEGRAWIGFTAGTGAAYEKHYILSWKYVPASSVGIQEKLQNQIPRQFALLQNYPNPFNPTTIITYELPKTSRVSLTIYNLLGQKVRTLINTHQPAGQYQVQWDGKDDFGNPLASGIYLYELKARTVLKENFIQVKKLVFIK, from the coding sequence ATGAGGAAATGTTTGATAAGGTTTTTTGTGAAAACTTTTGTTCAGATACTCAAACATCGCACACAATATGTACTGTTCCTTTCATTATTTTGGTTTGTTTTTTTCTCAACGCCATGCTTAGCGCAATTTAGTTACGAACAGTTTCTTGTTTCAGATTTAGCTGATTTTCAATTAGTCCAGAATGCCACGCTTGAAGGAACTAAGATTAGATTAACTTTAAATAGTGGCGGACAGGTTGGCGCTTTATGGTATAAAATAAAACAACAAATTGATGAAGGTTTTGAAACAGAATTTACTTTTCAGATAACAGATATTGGTGGATGGGGCGGCGGCGATGGGTTTGCCTTCGTCATCCAGAATTATACGTTAGATGCAATCGGTGAAGGCGGTGGAGATATAGGGTATACGGGAATTCCGAATTGCGTGGCTATCGAATTTGACACGTGGGCAAACTCTGGCGATCCCAATAGTAATCATATTGCTGTTCATACACAAGGTACATCTGCAAATACCAGTGATAAAAGCGCCTTAATAGGCTACACAACAGATATTGCACCGCTTGATGATGGAGCACTTCATCATGTAAAGATTGCCTATACTCCCCCATTATTAGAGATTTACCTGGATTCATTAAATAGCGCGCCGGCACTCTCGGTTACGCTTGATTTATCAGATACACTGCAACTGGATGAAGGTAGAGCATGGATTGGCTTTACTGCGGGCACAGGCGCTGCTTACGAAAAACACTATATTCTTTCCTGGAAATATGTACCGGCCAGTTCCGTGGGGATACAAGAAAAATTGCAAAATCAGATTCCTCGCCAATTTGCCTTACTACAAAACTATCCCAATCCCTTCAACCCCACTACCATCATCACTTACGAATTACCCAAAACCAGTAGGGTTTCATTAACCATTTACAACCTGCTCGGTCAAAAAGTGCGCACATTGATTAACACGCACCAACCCGCCGGCCAGTACCAGGTACAATGGGATGGTAAAGATGATTTTGGCAATCCGCTGGCCAGCGGAATTTATTTGTACGAATTAAAAGCACGAACCGTTTTGAAGGAAAATTTTATTCAGGTGAAAAAGCTGGTATTCATAAAATAA
- a CDS encoding 3-phosphoglycerate dehydrogenase, protein MPKVLVATVKPFAPVAVEQIKKIIEDAGYEFALLEKYDSEEQLKEAVSDADALIVRSDKIHKGIMEAAPHLKIVVRAGAGYDNIDLQAATERGIVVMNTPGQNSNAVAELALGMMVYLARNQFNGKPGTELKGKTLGIHAFGHVGKRVAQIASGFGMELFAFDPFISDEEISKEGVTPVKSVEALYEKCQYVSLHIPANEKTMKSINFELLSRMPHNAVLVNTARKEIIDEEGLLKMFAEREDFKYISDIAPDCAAEIAEKYEGRYFFTPKKMGAQTAEANINAGLAAARQIVNFFEKGDRTFQVNK, encoded by the coding sequence ATGCCCAAAGTTTTAGTCGCGACAGTAAAGCCGTTTGCCCCCGTGGCCGTTGAGCAAATCAAAAAGATTATTGAAGATGCTGGTTATGAATTTGCCTTGCTGGAAAAGTATGATTCGGAAGAGCAGTTGAAAGAGGCGGTTTCCGATGCCGATGCTCTGATCGTACGCAGCGATAAAATCCACAAAGGTATTATGGAAGCAGCGCCGCATCTGAAAATTGTGGTCAGGGCCGGGGCAGGGTACGATAATATTGATCTGCAGGCGGCCACGGAGCGGGGAATTGTGGTGATGAACACGCCCGGTCAAAACTCCAATGCGGTTGCCGAACTGGCTCTGGGAATGATGGTTTACCTGGCGCGCAATCAGTTCAACGGCAAGCCTGGCACGGAACTTAAAGGGAAAACGCTGGGGATCCACGCTTTTGGGCACGTGGGCAAACGCGTGGCTCAGATTGCCAGCGGTTTTGGTATGGAATTGTTTGCCTTTGATCCTTTTATTTCTGATGAAGAAATTTCAAAAGAAGGCGTTACGCCGGTTAAATCGGTTGAAGCATTGTACGAAAAATGTCAATATGTTTCGCTGCACATACCGGCCAATGAAAAAACAATGAAGTCCATTAATTTTGAGTTGTTGTCGCGTATGCCGCATAACGCTGTGCTGGTGAATACGGCCCGTAAGGAAATTATCGATGAAGAAGGCCTGTTGAAGATGTTTGCCGAGCGAGAAGATTTTAAGTACATCTCGGATATTGCGCCCGACTGCGCTGCAGAAATTGCAGAAAAATATGAAGGACGCTACTTTTTTACGCCTAAAAAGATGGGCGCTCAGACGGCGGAAGCGAATATTAATGCCGGATTGGCTGCCGCCCGCCAGATCGTCAACTTTTTTGAAAAAGGCGATCGTACTTTTCAGGTGAATAAATAG